In a genomic window of Scyliorhinus torazame isolate Kashiwa2021f chromosome 5, sScyTor2.1, whole genome shotgun sequence:
- the LOC140419290 gene encoding uncharacterized protein, which translates to MEKPWKCGDCGKGFRVPSQLEIHRRSHTGERPFTCSVCGKGFTQLSHLRTHQRVHTGERPFTCSQCGKGFTQLSTLQRHQRAHTGERPFTCSQCGKGFAHLSTLRRHQRVHTGERPFTCSQCGKGFAQGSQLQTHQRFHTGERPFTCSLCGKGFAEVSTLRRHQRVHTGERPFTCSQCGKGFTQLSHLQTHQRVHTGERPFTCSQCGKEFTQLSHLRTHQRVHTGKRPSTSQCETGLHVSSDLL; encoded by the coding sequence atggagaaaccgtggaaatgtggggactgtggaaagggattcagagtcccatcgcagctggagattcatcgacgcagtcacactggggagaggccgttcacctgctctgtgtgtgggaagggatttactcagttatctcacctgcggacacaccagcgagttcacacaggggagaggccgttcacctgctctcagtgtgggaaaggatttactcagttatccaccctgcagagacaccagcgagctcacactggggagaggccattcacctgctctcagtgtgggaaaggatttgcacatttatccaccctgcggagacaccagcgagttcacactggggagaggccgttcacctgctctcaatgtgggaaaggatttgctcaaggatcccagctgcagacacaccagcgatttcacaccggagagaggccgttcacctgctctctgtgtgggaaaggatttgctgaagTATCTACCCtgcggaggcaccagcgagttcacactggggagaggccgttcacctgctctcagtgtgggaaaggatttactcagttatctcacctgcagacacaccagcgagttcacactggggagaggccgttcacctgctctcagtgtgggaaggaattcactcagttatctcacctgcggacacaccagcgagttcacactgggaagaggccgtccacctctcaatgtgagacgggattgcatgtttcatcggacctgctgtga